A genomic segment from Arcobacter acticola encodes:
- a CDS encoding HD domain-containing protein: MFKNALLNADKKTKNDFLSSLKRVIKLIIKEESIKVTIDDMEYFDNKALYQFTIPTKSKSQRAAYSVFLQTLRIVALLHDVGHLPFSHQVEYALKKVYNKIKDKEENQELLCAKELKFKENYENITNNSKDVLHEAIGENLLKLLFDYELEELIVKTHEKEYIRLIKRLCILILEEQVYEGFDFKVLHNFIDSTVDADRLDYINRDMLASGYITGPNDHIRITKQAVLVQKKEKFYLSFFDMSLIDIEHMLEMRFNLYKKVIFNHGIAKTDTLLESVVQYLATKYFESVDINEKISNNISMLWNFKNKDNVEKELDIISMLDENWLISLFKTKYFEIKDKENPTQEDIKYQYCFEEVLFGKRRFRSPWKNLNEFYKVLDFTTVERYKFRESFGYITDIRAKKLQLELDRFIKRWEEKEDNLYLSYQIVSFKLGIAKEFYLYDGEELINLDEISTLRKRLKYSMRNTVPFYLYSNKKYINEEMKIELRNILFDIFGE, translated from the coding sequence ATGTTTAAAAATGCCCTTTTAAATGCTGATAAAAAAACAAAAAATGATTTTCTATCTTCCCTAAAAAGAGTTATAAAATTAATAATCAAAGAAGAGAGTATAAAAGTTACAATCGATGATATGGAGTATTTTGATAATAAAGCTTTATATCAATTCACAATTCCTACAAAATCAAAATCACAAAGAGCAGCATATTCTGTATTTCTTCAAACATTAAGAATCGTTGCCCTACTTCACGATGTTGGACATTTACCATTTTCACATCAAGTGGAATATGCTTTAAAAAAAGTATATAACAAAATAAAAGATAAAGAAGAAAATCAAGAATTACTTTGTGCAAAAGAGCTAAAATTCAAAGAAAATTATGAAAATATAACTAACAATAGTAAAGATGTATTACACGAAGCTATTGGAGAAAATCTATTAAAACTTCTTTTTGATTATGAACTTGAAGAGTTAATAGTAAAAACCCATGAAAAAGAGTATATAAGGCTTATTAAAAGATTATGCATTTTAATTCTTGAAGAGCAAGTTTATGAAGGCTTTGATTTCAAAGTTTTACACAATTTTATAGATAGTACAGTTGATGCGGATAGGCTTGATTATATAAATAGAGATATGCTTGCAAGTGGCTATATAACAGGTCCAAATGACCATATAAGAATCACAAAACAAGCTGTTCTTGTACAAAAAAAAGAAAAGTTTTATTTGAGTTTCTTTGATATGAGTTTAATTGATATAGAGCATATGCTAGAGATGAGATTTAATCTTTATAAAAAAGTAATCTTTAATCATGGTATTGCAAAAACAGATACTTTACTTGAAAGTGTTGTTCAATATTTAGCTACTAAGTATTTTGAAAGTGTTGACATAAATGAAAAAATTTCAAATAATATTTCAATGTTGTGGAATTTCAAAAATAAAGACAATGTGGAAAAAGAGCTTGATATTATTTCTATGCTTGATGAAAACTGGTTAATTTCTTTATTTAAAACAAAATATTTTGAGATAAAAGATAAAGAAAACCCAACACAAGAAGATATAAAATATCAATATTGTTTTGAAGAGGTTTTATTTGGAAAAAGAAGATTTAGAAGTCCTTGGAAAAATCTAAATGAATTTTATAAGGTATTAGATTTTACAACAGTTGAAAGATATAAATTTAGAGAGAGCTTTGGATATATAACTGATATTAGAGCAAAAAAACTTCAATTAGAATTAGATAGATTTATCAAAAGATGGGAAGAAAAAGAGGATAATCTATATCTTTCTTATCAAATAGTTTCTTTTAAACTAGGAATTGCAAAAGAGTTTTATTTATATGATGGAGAAGAATTAATAAATCTTGATGAAATCTCAACTTTAAGAAAAAGATTAAAATATTCTATGAGAAATACTGTTCCTTTTTATTTATATTCAAATAAAAAATATATAAATGAAGAGATGAAAATAGAATTAAGAAATATATTATTTGACATTTTTGGGGAATGA
- the pdxH gene encoding pyridoxamine 5'-phosphate oxidase → MDLTSLRAKYTTKGLDIKDLNQDPFMQFETWFNEAINAKLTEPNAFSLATVGSDMMPSIRTVLLKIFDEKGFVFFTNYKSTKAKQIEENPKAAALFAWLDLERQVKIEGSIEKISSTESLKYFLSRPKGSQIGAWVSHQSEVITSRSLLEQKFDEIKKKFLKGEVPFPSFWGGYAIKPIRIEFWQGGQDRLHDRFLYELQKDNTWTISRLAP, encoded by the coding sequence TTGGATTTAACAAGTTTAAGAGCGAAATATACAACAAAAGGTTTGGATATAAAAGATTTAAACCAAGATCCTTTTATGCAATTTGAAACATGGTTTAATGAAGCTATAAATGCAAAATTAACAGAACCAAATGCTTTTTCTCTAGCAACCGTTGGAAGTGATATGATGCCAAGTATTAGAACTGTATTACTAAAGATATTTGATGAAAAAGGTTTTGTTTTTTTTACAAATTATAAAAGTACAAAAGCAAAACAAATTGAAGAAAATCCAAAAGCTGCAGCTTTATTTGCATGGTTAGATTTAGAAAGACAAGTAAAAATTGAAGGAAGTATTGAAAAGATTTCTAGTACTGAATCTTTAAAATACTTTTTATCACGTCCAAAAGGCAGTCAAATAGGAGCTTGGGTTTCACACCAAAGTGAAGTTATAACTTCAAGAAGTTTACTAGAGCAAAAATTTGATGAGATTAAAAAAAAGTTTTTAAAAGGTGAAGTTCCTTTTCCATCTTTTTGGGGTGGATATGCAATAAAACCTATACGAATTGAGTTTTGGCAAGGTGGACAAGATAGACTTCATGATAGATTTTTGTATGAACTTCAAAAAGATAATACTTGGACTATTTCAAGACTTGCTCCATAA
- a CDS encoding peptidylprolyl isomerase: protein MKSATARHLLVDSEELCLQLKEKISNGEKFEDIAKEYSSCPSGSNGGDLGTFFQGQMVPEFDAVVFNEAINVVHGPVKTDFGFHLLETTSRRD, encoded by the coding sequence ATGAAAAGTGCAACAGCTAGACATCTATTAGTTGATAGTGAAGAGTTATGTTTACAATTAAAAGAAAAGATATCAAATGGTGAAAAATTTGAAGATATTGCAAAAGAATATTCTTCATGTCCATCAGGTTCAAATGGTGGGGATTTAGGGACTTTTTTCCAAGGTCAAATGGTTCCTGAATTTGATGCTGTAGTATTTAATGAAGCAATAAATGTAGTTCATGGTCCTGTTAAAACTGATTTTGGATTTCACTTATTAGAAACAACTTCAAGAAGAGATTAA
- a CDS encoding diguanylate cyclase domain-containing protein, with product MFKNTLFLKIIMIFTLPALGILYFSTVLVLDKIKLLDEIYKTNYNLQYMKMSETLIYSIQKERGLSILYDAKHEGITLELEKQKKTSDLDFNNYLKNANTYILDVPEQKEIFTVIKELQKKFHELDEIRAEVKNLAMNKMDILSKYSDINNILLESISSIKSIKSASNFNEEFINIYHFLVYKESFVMESALISFIINEGKVDNKVKNELIKIQSYQLESFNNFIKNSSMDIFNKYNEIIPKELTNKIDKIRLNIENNINNNSISLDQWLQISTQRIEDLDEICSIIIANLEKTTKDIQKTAFIDQNVSLLFLFICFVTFISLLFVLKNIIFKQQISFDKLEKQKKVYELLNDTNKYLLKNNTKENLYSQIHQIISKHPSMVFSFIYDIENKDENDDVVKKDEVYAQEGVLKDLLLMRLDESRQLNSDNLINKVISSKSNVIIESFEDNNISVFFKYSKQFGIKSAAAFPIKKFAEVVSVFVIYSNENKFFDYEGEVLFDKLVSDLSHILEKFDYEKNRLNQEKELKITSFAFESSEPMIITDELGKIIKVNHAFCNVMGYSRSDIIGKNPRIFKSNHQDKEFGNQLWNDLRKNGFWSGEVYNRKFNGEIIPLRTTITAIKNQDNVITHFLGQYIDISEQKDKEKVLEYQATHDNLTGLPNRLLLLDRIEHAITKVVRHQIVGGLIFIDLDNFKEVNDTLGHDVGDSLLVMVSKTIHKVIRDEDTLARIGGDEFIILLDNIGNNKENAKINILNLAEKIKDSLNAITHIDGHENVSTPSIGITLFNDSSVSVRNIIKQADTAMYVAKKQGKNSIEFF from the coding sequence GTGTTTAAGAATACATTGTTTTTAAAAATTATTATGATTTTTACCCTTCCTGCCTTGGGTATTTTATATTTTAGTACGGTACTAGTTCTTGATAAAATAAAACTACTGGATGAAATATATAAAACCAATTATAACTTGCAATATATGAAAATGTCAGAAACTCTAATATACTCTATTCAAAAAGAAAGAGGTTTATCTATTTTATATGATGCAAAACACGAGGGTATAACTCTTGAATTAGAGAAACAAAAAAAGACAAGTGATTTAGACTTTAATAATTATTTAAAAAATGCAAATACCTATATTTTAGATGTTCCTGAGCAAAAAGAAATATTTACTGTAATTAAAGAACTTCAAAAAAAATTTCATGAATTAGATGAAATACGTGCTGAAGTAAAAAATCTAGCAATGAATAAAATGGATATTCTTTCTAAATATTCTGATATAAATAATATACTTTTAGAATCAATTTCATCAATAAAATCAATTAAATCCGCATCAAATTTCAATGAAGAATTTATAAATATATACCATTTTCTAGTATATAAAGAATCTTTTGTAATGGAAAGTGCATTAATTTCTTTTATTATAAATGAAGGAAAAGTTGATAATAAAGTTAAAAATGAATTAATAAAAATACAATCATATCAATTAGAAAGTTTTAACAATTTTATTAAAAATTCTTCTATGGATATTTTCAATAAATATAATGAGATAATACCAAAAGAATTAACAAATAAAATAGATAAAATAAGATTGAATATAGAAAATAATATAAATAATAATTCAATAAGTTTAGATCAATGGTTGCAAATTTCTACTCAAAGAATAGAAGATCTAGATGAAATATGTAGTATTATAATTGCTAACTTAGAGAAAACTACAAAAGATATTCAAAAAACAGCATTTATTGATCAAAATGTAAGTTTATTATTTTTATTTATATGTTTTGTAACTTTTATTAGTTTATTATTTGTACTAAAGAATATAATTTTCAAACAACAAATAAGTTTTGATAAGCTTGAAAAACAGAAAAAAGTGTATGAATTACTTAATGACACAAACAAGTATTTATTGAAAAATAATACAAAAGAAAATTTATACTCACAAATACATCAGATTATTTCTAAACATCCAAGTATGGTATTTAGTTTTATTTATGATATTGAAAATAAAGATGAAAATGATGATGTTGTAAAAAAAGATGAAGTATATGCTCAAGAGGGAGTCTTAAAAGATTTACTTTTAATGAGACTTGATGAAAGTAGACAATTAAATAGTGATAATTTGATTAACAAAGTAATTAGTAGTAAATCAAATGTGATTATTGAATCTTTTGAAGATAATAACATCTCTGTATTTTTCAAATATTCGAAACAATTTGGGATAAAATCAGCAGCAGCTTTTCCTATTAAAAAATTTGCTGAGGTTGTTTCTGTTTTTGTAATATATTCAAATGAAAACAAATTTTTTGATTATGAAGGTGAAGTGTTATTTGATAAACTAGTAAGTGATTTATCTCATATTTTAGAAAAATTTGATTATGAAAAGAATAGGTTAAATCAAGAAAAAGAGCTAAAAATTACCTCTTTTGCCTTTGAATCTAGTGAACCTATGATAATAACCGATGAGTTAGGAAAAATAATAAAAGTAAATCATGCTTTTTGTAATGTTATGGGATATTCAAGAAGTGATATTATAGGTAAAAATCCAAGAATTTTTAAATCAAATCACCAAGATAAAGAGTTTGGAAATCAATTATGGAACGATTTAAGGAAAAATGGTTTTTGGAGTGGTGAAGTTTATAATAGAAAATTCAATGGCGAAATCATACCTTTGAGAACAACTATTACAGCAATTAAAAATCAAGATAATGTTATCACTCATTTTTTAGGTCAATATATTGATATCTCTGAACAAAAAGATAAAGAGAAAGTTCTAGAATACCAAGCAACTCATGATAATTTAACAGGTTTACCAAATAGATTACTATTACTTGATAGAATAGAACATGCAATTACAAAAGTAGTTAGACATCAAATAGTAGGTGGATTAATATTTATTGACTTAGATAATTTCAAAGAAGTTAATGATACTTTAGGACATGATGTTGGAGACTCATTACTTGTTATGGTTTCTAAAACTATACATAAAGTAATTAGAGATGAAGACACTCTTGCTAGAATTGGAGGAGATGAATTTATTATTTTACTTGATAATATTGGAAATAATAAGGAAAATGCAAAGATAAATATACTAAATCTTGCAGAAAAAATAAAAGATTCATTAAATGCAATTACTCACATTGATGGGCATGAAAATGTATCTACTCCAAGTATAGGGATTACCCTATTTAACGATTCTTCAGTTAGTGTTAGAAATATTATTAAACAAGCAGATACAGCTATGTACGTAGCTAAAAAACAAGGAAAAAATTCAATAGAATTTTTTTGA
- the dbpA gene encoding ATP-dependent RNA helicase DbpA produces the protein MKGFIILVEKFSQLNLSKEFLSNLDSLSYSKPTAIQQKSLPLSLENYDLIAQAKTGSGKTVAFCIPLINKLDIKNFRVQSLIIAPTRELANQIAQELRKLSRHIHNMKVLTLCGGMPFKPQVLSLSHQAHILVGTPGRILKHIQQNNIDLENINSLVLDEADKMLDMGFYDDIMEIISSLPTKRQTLLFSATFEKNIEKLASNVLKNPVLVKIEDEEKIYIKQKFYEVREDNKTALIPGIISSNKAKSILIFCNMKIKCDQLADDLYALGLDVLTLHSDLEQKQRDETIILFSNKSYPILIATDVASRGLHIDDVDLVINYDLSLDEKIHTHRIGRTARAGKGGLAVSLYTQNDLDRYDIIKDTFPDIQEEDVSKIEDDLSYKIDSPQRTIFINGGKKHKLRAGDILGALTAGIGLDKSDIGKIDILDFSSYVAINKEKIDYVLDKLSKSKIKGKLYRIYEK, from the coding sequence ATAAAAGGCTTTATCATTTTAGTAGAAAAATTCTCACAATTAAATTTATCAAAAGAATTCTTATCAAATTTAGATTCATTAAGTTATTCAAAACCAACAGCAATTCAACAAAAAAGTTTACCTCTAAGCTTAGAAAACTATGATTTAATTGCACAAGCAAAAACAGGTTCAGGTAAAACTGTTGCTTTTTGTATTCCTTTAATAAATAAATTAGATATTAAAAACTTTAGAGTTCAATCTTTAATAATAGCTCCAACAAGAGAACTTGCAAATCAAATTGCACAAGAACTAAGAAAACTTTCACGTCATATTCATAATATGAAAGTTTTGACTTTATGTGGAGGAATGCCTTTTAAACCTCAGGTTTTATCTTTAAGCCATCAAGCACATATACTTGTAGGAACTCCTGGGCGAATATTAAAACATATACAGCAAAATAATATTGACTTAGAAAATATTAACTCTTTAGTTTTAGATGAAGCTGATAAAATGTTAGATATGGGATTTTATGATGATATTATGGAAATCATAAGTTCATTACCTACAAAAAGACAAACACTTTTATTCTCAGCAACTTTTGAAAAAAATATTGAAAAACTAGCTTCAAATGTATTAAAAAATCCAGTACTTGTTAAAATCGAAGATGAAGAAAAAATTTATATAAAACAAAAATTCTATGAAGTAAGAGAAGATAATAAAACAGCTTTAATTCCAGGAATTATCTCATCAAATAAAGCAAAATCAATTTTGATCTTTTGCAATATGAAAATAAAATGTGACCAATTAGCAGATGATTTATATGCTTTAGGTTTAGATGTTTTAACACTTCATTCAGATTTAGAACAAAAACAAAGAGATGAAACAATAATTTTATTTTCAAATAAATCATATCCTATTTTAATAGCAACAGATGTTGCATCACGTGGTTTACATATTGATGATGTGGATTTAGTTATTAATTATGATTTATCATTGGATGAGAAAATTCATACTCACAGAATTGGAAGAACAGCTCGTGCTGGAAAAGGTGGTTTAGCTGTTTCTTTATATACGCAAAATGATTTAGATAGATATGATATTATTAAAGATACTTTCCCTGATATCCAAGAGGAAGATGTATCAAAAATTGAAGATGACTTATCTTATAAAATCGACTCACCTCAAAGAACTATTTTTATAAATGGTGGGAAAAAACACAAGTTAAGAGCAGGAGATATTTTAGGAGCTTTAACAGCTGGTATTGGTTTAGATAAAAGTGATATCGGGAAAATTGATATTTTAGATTTTTCTTCTTATGTTGCAATCAATAAAGAAAAAATTGATTATGTTCTAGATAAATTATCTAAATCAAAAATCAAAGGTAAATTGTATAGAATTTACGAGAAATAA
- a CDS encoding DedA family protein, with protein sequence MEQLIQDWGYVALFLYSFGGGFVGLIFAGVLSYAGDLNIYVSILVAGISNFLGDQFLFFLARKNKNYAKDMMKKYGRKIALAHLMMRKYGSWVVFVQKYIYGIKTLIPLAMGITKYSATKFAFFNVLATILWACVVGYLSYSAGEYILSLSDDFKYVGLGIVLVIILSISYLFKKIEK encoded by the coding sequence ATGGAACAATTAATCCAAGACTGGGGATATGTTGCCTTATTTTTATACTCATTTGGTGGAGGATTTGTAGGTCTTATCTTTGCAGGGGTTTTATCATACGCAGGTGATTTAAATATTTATGTATCTATTTTAGTTGCAGGTATTTCTAACTTTTTAGGAGATCAATTTTTATTCTTTTTAGCTAGGAAAAATAAAAATTATGCAAAAGATATGATGAAAAAATATGGAAGAAAAATTGCTCTAGCTCATTTGATGATGAGAAAATATGGTTCTTGGGTAGTTTTTGTTCAGAAATATATTTATGGAATAAAAACATTAATTCCCCTTGCAATGGGAATTACAAAATATTCAGCAACAAAATTTGCATTTTTTAATGTCTTAGCTACAATTCTTTGGGCTTGTGTCGTTGGATATTTAAGTTATTCAGCAGGTGAATATATACTTAGCTTAAGTGATGATTTTAAATATGTAGGATTAGGAATAGTTCTAGTAATAATTTTATCAATCTCTTATCTTTTCAAAAAAATAGAAAAATAA
- a CDS encoding EAL domain-containing protein codes for MIFKNFFSYLFKKVEIKTLFLVDILNMQDLNAIYGFSNGNYIIKQLNSILKNETKNSIKKILNREFHIKIKNSHADVFKILIYDDLSIEDIIKIKNLIYENIVSNDFKLLDRNSLINIDITIGCSKSDDNRTKVYAEKALHNAKQDFLHYSYYDSFLYKNELINEDLVDTINYSIQNNLVEPYFQAIMDNNTNEIVKYEALMRIFDKDGNMIMPNVFIYKAKKCRLYNKLMEILFDKIIIYILKYKIHVSINLDYIDILNPQIKKTLLSKIKNNKIGSYLTLEILESEKVSNFELVNKFINETQQYGVKIAIDDFGTGFSNYENILNLEPLANSTIIN; via the coding sequence TTGATATTTAAAAATTTTTTTTCTTATCTTTTTAAAAAAGTAGAAATAAAAACTCTTTTTTTAGTTGATATATTAAACATGCAAGACTTAAATGCTATTTATGGTTTTTCTAATGGCAATTATATTATAAAACAATTAAACTCAATTCTAAAAAATGAAACCAAAAACTCCATAAAAAAGATTTTAAATCGTGAATTTCATATAAAAATAAAAAATTCTCATGCCGATGTTTTCAAAATATTAATTTATGATGATTTATCAATTGAAGATATTATAAAAATAAAAAATTTAATTTATGAAAATATAGTATCAAATGATTTTAAATTACTTGATAGAAACTCATTAATAAATATTGATATAACTATAGGTTGTTCTAAAAGTGATGACAATAGAACAAAAGTTTATGCAGAAAAAGCCTTACATAATGCAAAACAAGATTTTCTTCACTATTCTTATTATGATTCATTTTTATATAAAAACGAACTAATAAATGAAGATTTAGTTGATACCATAAATTATAGTATTCAAAATAATTTAGTAGAGCCATATTTCCAAGCTATTATGGACAATAATACAAATGAAATTGTAAAATATGAAGCATTAATGAGAATATTTGATAAAGATGGAAATATGATTATGCCAAATGTTTTTATTTACAAAGCAAAAAAATGTAGACTTTATAATAAACTTATGGAAATATTATTTGATAAAATTATTATTTATATTTTAAAATATAAAATACATGTGAGTATAAATTTGGATTATATTGATATTTTAAATCCACAAATAAAAAAAACACTATTATCAAAGATAAAAAATAATAAAATTGGTTCATATTTAACTTTAGAGATCTTAGAAAGTGAAAAAGTATCAAATTTTGAGTTAGTAAATAAATTCATAAATGAAACACAACAATATGGTGTAAAAATTGCAATTGATGACTTTGGAACTGGATTTTCTAATTATGAAAATATTTTAAACCTAGAGCCGCTTGCAAATTCCACCATCATAAACTAG
- a CDS encoding transposase produces MEIILPKISSSLSKMWTKVLNLENSLFPSLKRELQLEELSNKEQKLIKILDFAAIEKNITVVSITNTPKHREEIARAFIAKSVYNIQTTRDLIDRLHSDRTLRILCGWRYKNDIPSESKFSRVFKELSALKIAQKTHEQFVKEYLRDTLFFYNASDATKIPLREKPVKVEKEKFKPKRRGRPKKGETREPKTPSILQQQEDMKTTKQMLSLVSTQCGVGRKQNSKGNFETWIGGKLHISVVDGDIPITAIYSGANVHDSSVALPLINETSKKVSYLYDLQDAGYDSNIIRDFSKKLNHRPLIDINPKNSKELKGKIQLIKDEKKKFEILNLTQSLDTHHYNQRSMVERVNKYLKEDFGCSNIYYKGATKVASVLAFGILSVCIHQSLKMVT; encoded by the coding sequence ATGGAAATTATTCTACCAAAAATATCTTCAAGTCTATCTAAAATGTGGACTAAGGTTTTAAATCTTGAAAATTCACTTTTTCCTTCTTTGAAAAGAGAGCTTCAATTAGAAGAGTTGTCAAATAAAGAGCAAAAGCTTATTAAGATATTAGACTTTGCTGCGATTGAAAAAAATATCACTGTCGTATCTATTACAAACACTCCAAAGCATAGAGAAGAGATTGCACGAGCATTTATTGCAAAGAGTGTTTACAATATCCAAACAACCAGAGACCTTATCGATAGACTTCATAGTGATAGAACGCTGAGGATCTTGTGTGGGTGGAGATATAAAAACGATATTCCAAGTGAGTCTAAATTTAGTAGAGTATTTAAAGAGTTAAGTGCTCTTAAAATTGCACAAAAGACGCATGAGCAGTTTGTGAAGGAGTATCTAAGGGATACACTCTTTTTTTATAATGCAAGTGATGCAACAAAAATACCACTGAGAGAAAAACCTGTAAAAGTTGAAAAAGAAAAGTTTAAACCAAAAAGAAGAGGACGACCTAAAAAAGGTGAAACAAGAGAGCCTAAAACACCCAGTATCTTGCAGCAACAAGAAGATATGAAAACCACAAAGCAGATGCTATCTTTGGTATCAACGCAGTGTGGAGTTGGAAGAAAACAGAATTCCAAAGGCAACTTTGAAACATGGATAGGAGGGAAACTCCATATCAGTGTAGTAGATGGAGATATCCCTATTACTGCTATTTATTCAGGGGCAAATGTTCATGATAGCTCAGTAGCACTTCCTCTTATAAACGAGACAAGCAAAAAAGTATCATATCTTTATGACTTACAAGATGCAGGATACGACAGCAATATTATCAGAGATTTTTCCAAAAAACTAAATCATAGACCGCTTATTGATATCAATCCGAAGAACTCCAAAGAGTTAAAAGGAAAAATTCAACTTATAAAAGATGAAAAAAAGAAATTTGAAATTCTAAACCTTACTCAAAGTTTAGATACCCATCACTATAACCAAAGAAGTATGGTTGAGCGTGTAAATAAATACCTCAAAGAAGACTTTGGATGCAGTAATATTTATTATAAAGGAGCTACAAAAGTAGCTTCTGTTTTAGCATTTGGTATTTTATCAGTTTGTATTCATCAGAGTTTGAAAATGGTAACATAA
- a CDS encoding EAL domain-containing protein, with product MNYIKIDGSLIRKIDETIYLNLIKSIVSFSKEQNIKIVAEFVSDLKTLRYVKSVGIDYSQGYHIGKPMHINDIIKGNK from the coding sequence ATTAATTATATTAAAATTGATGGTTCTTTGATTAGAAAAATCGATGAAACAATATATTTAAATCTAATAAAAAGTATAGTTTCTTTTTCAAAAGAACAAAATATAAAAATAGTTGCTGAATTTGTGAGTGATCTAAAAACCCTAAGATACGTAAAAAGTGTCGGAATAGATTATTCACAAGGTTATCATATAGGAAAACCCATGCATATAAATGATATCATCAAAGGAAATAAATGA
- a CDS encoding diguanylate cyclase domain-containing protein has protein sequence MNHKLEQITNLTINSLLNNKIILPSSYFEKFNHYAKEIEINLDDIDFTKEINSLILQDFNKIEEYMKTIISSTIKLQDNAKDASKAILDKDTESLDNVCEKMINLEEEIRNLTNQLFIDDITGIYNRKWIYSKLLDENANFKEDGICILLDVIDYDYIKKEYGELLANNLLAFAVNFINEKLKDEKYNFQIAKYLENKFFIFIFDETRQEILNKIKNLEQILLKTTLKSNSGLLIKAKYDFKLNLFKKNQNSKNIFEILLAYKKEE, from the coding sequence ATGAACCATAAGCTAGAGCAAATTACAAATTTAACTATTAATAGTTTGTTGAATAATAAAATAATTCTTCCCTCTTCATATTTTGAAAAGTTTAATCATTATGCAAAAGAAATAGAAATAAATTTAGATGATATTGATTTTACAAAAGAAATAAATAGTTTAATACTTCAAGATTTCAATAAAATTGAAGAGTATATGAAAACCATAATTTCAAGCACAATTAAACTTCAAGATAATGCAAAAGATGCTAGCAAAGCTATTTTAGATAAAGACACAGAGTCTTTAGACAATGTTTGTGAAAAGATGATTAATTTAGAAGAAGAAATCAGAAACTTAACAAATCAACTATTTATTGATGATATAACAGGTATATATAATAGAAAATGGATTTATAGTAAATTATTAGATGAGAATGCAAACTTTAAAGAAGATGGGATTTGCATATTATTAGATGTGATTGATTATGATTATATAAAAAAAGAGTATGGAGAATTACTTGCTAATAACCTCTTAGCTTTTGCAGTAAATTTCATAAATGAAAAATTAAAAGATGAAAAATATAATTTTCAAATTGCAAAATATCTTGAAAATAAATTCTTCATTTTTATTTTTGATGAAACAAGACAAGAAATTTTAAATAAAATAAAAAATCTTGAACAAATTTTATTAAAAACAACTCTTAAAAGTAATTCTGGTTTATTAATAAAAGCAAAATATGATTTTAAATTAAATTTATTTAAGAAAAATCAAAATTCAAAAAATATTTTTGAAATACTATTGGCTTACAAAAAAGAAGAATAG